The Indicator indicator isolate 239-I01 chromosome 18, UM_Iind_1.1, whole genome shotgun sequence genome includes a region encoding these proteins:
- the GABRA6 gene encoding gamma-aminobutyric acid receptor subunit alpha-6, producing the protein MALLIAWVCVAVSMEKALGDQGDGPDLYSENITRILDKLLDGYDNRLRPGFGGAVTEVKTDIYVTSFGPVSDVEMEYTMDVFFRQTWTDERLKFSGPTEILRLNNLMVSKIWTPDTFFRNGKKSIAHNMTTPNKLFRIMQNGTILYTMRLTINADCPMRLVNFPMDGHACPLKFGSYAYPKSEIIYTWKKGPLHSVEVPQESSSLLQYDLIGQTVSSETIKSNTGEYVIMTVYFHLQRKMGYFMIQIYTPCIMTVILSQVSFWINKESVPARTVFGITTVLTMTTLSISARHSLPKVSYATAMDWFIAVCFAFVFSALIEFAAVNYFTNLQTQRAMRKAARAAALAAALSAATVPAEDEIVSHSDSNCNLKKRVNSVASQTDQSPEASIISNTASQCQPVSVPPPAPPPAIGGTSKIDQYSRILFPVAFAGFNLVYWVVYLSKDTMEFFEPTAMHLRNDYQPN; encoded by the exons ATGGCTCTGCTCATCGCCTGGGTATGCGTCGCTGTGAG CATGGAGAAGGCGCTGGGGGACCAGGGCGACGGGCCGGACCTCTACTCGGAAAACATCACTCGGATCCTCGACAAGCTGTTGGACGGCTACGACAACAGGCTCCGACCGGGATTTGGAG GCGCCGTGACCGAAGTCAAAACGGATATCTACGTGACCAGCTTTGGGCCAGTGTCGGATGTGGAGATG GAATACACAATGGATGTTTTCTTTCGGCAAACGTGGACTGATGAGAGGTTGAAGTTTAGTGGGCCAACTGAAATTTTGAGATTGAACAATTTAATGGTCAGTAAGATTTGGACACCAGACACATTttttagaaatggaaaaaaatcaattgcTCATAATATGACAACTCCTAACAAACTTTTCAGAATTATGCAGAATGGAACTATTCTTTACACAATGAG ACTAACCATTAATGCTGATTGTCCTATGCGATTGGTGAACTTCCCTATGGATGGACATGCTTGTCCATTGAAGTTTGGAAGCT ATGCTTATCcaaaaagtgaaataatttaTACATGGAAAAAAGGACCTTTGCATTCAGTAGAAGTACCACAAGAGTCTTCCAGTCTCCTCCAGTATGACCTCATAGGACAAACTGTATCTAGTGAAACAATTAAATCTAACACAG GTGAATATGTAATCATGACAGTTTATTTCCACTTGCAAAGGAAGATGGGCTACTTCATGATACAGATATATACTCCATGCATTATGACAGTCATTCTTTCTCAGGTGTCTTTCTGGATTAACAAGGAATCTGTTCCAGCCAGAACAGTTTTTG GAATCACTACAGTTCTAACAATGACCACTTTAAGCATCAGCGCACGCCATTCTTTGCCCAAGGTGTCCTATGCTACCGCCATGGATTGGTTTATAGCTGTGTGCTTTGCCTTTGTCTTCTCTGCACTTATTGAGTTTGCAGCTGTCAACTACTTTACCAATCTTCAGActcagagagcaatgaggaaggcagccagggcagcagcactggcagcagcactaTCAGCAGCAACTGTACCGGCAGAGGACGAGATTGTCTCG CATTCTGACTCCAACTGTAACCTGAAGAAGCGGGTAAACTCTGTAGCATCTCAGACAGACCAGTCTCCTGAAGCCAGCATAATATCAAATACTGCATCCCAGTGTCAACCAGTGTCTGTTCCTCCACCAGCCCCACCACCTGCTATTGGAGGCACAAGTAAAATAGACCAGTATTCTAGGATCCTCTTT